ATCGGCTCGGACGATCTGCAGCACGGGCCCGAAAATCTCTTCCTTGTAGCTGCGGAAGCTGGGCTTCACGTGATCGAACAATGTCGGCCCGACGAAGAACCCATTCTCATGGCCCTGGAGGATGAAGCCGCGGCCGTCGACTACAAGCTCGCCACCCTCGTCGGCGCACATCTGGATGTAGTTCTCAACGCGCTGCTTGTGCGCCTCGTTGATCACCGGTCCGTAATGCGCTTCCGGATCGGTCGAGATCCCGACCTTCAGACTGGCGATCGCCGGAACCAGCTTCTCGCGAAGCGCGTCGGCCGTGTCGTCTCCGACCGGCACCACCACCGGAAGCGCCATGCAGCGCTCACCGGCCGAGCCGAATGCCGCGCCGGTCAGGTCGTTGACCACCTGATCGAGGTCCGCGTCGGGAAGGACGATGCCGTGGTTCTTGGCGCCCCGAAGGCCTGCACGCGTTTTCCGTTCGCGGTTCCGCGCGAGTAGATATATTGCGCGATGTCGCTTGAGCCGACGAAGCTAACGGCGGCGATATCCGGATGGTCGAGGATCGCATCGACCATTTCCTTGTCGCCGTGAACGACGTTGAGCACGCCGTCGGGAAGACCTGCTTCCTTCATCAGTTCGGCAAGGCGCACCGGCACGGACGGATCGCGCTCGCTCGGCTTCAGGATGAAGGCATTGCCGCAGGCGATCGCCATCCCGAACATCCACATCGGGATCATCGCCGGGAAGTTGAATGGCGTGATTCCCGCGCCGATGCCGAGCGGCTGGCGCATCGAATAGACGTCGATTCCGGGGCCTGCGCCCTGCGTATATTCGCCCTTCAGCGCCTGCGGGATTCCACAGCAATATTCGATGACCTCGAGGCCGCGCTGAACATCGCCCTTGGCGTCGGCGATGACCTTGCCGTGTTCGCTCGACAGCATCTCGGCGAGGGCGTCCATGTTCGCCTCGATCAGCTCCTTGAACTTGAACATGACGCGGGCGCGGCGCTGCGGGTTGGTCGCCGCCCACTCCGGCTGCGCAGCCTTCGCCGCATCCATCGCCTTTTTCAGCGTGGTGACGGTGCCAAGACCGACGTGGGCCTGGATTTCGCCGTGGCTGGGGTTCCACACGTCGCTGGAACGCGGCGCGTCGTTGTAGCTGGATCCGTTGATGAAATGGTCGATCTGACGCACGAGGGGCCTCTCTTCGGGAATTCGGGTTCGGCGGCTCCCTAGACCTTAAGAAGCGCGCTTGCCAACCGGTTCAGCGCGCCTTCGGGCAACGCGCGTAGTGGCGCTTCAGCAGCTTGTCCCACGCCTTCTGCCCGGCCTTGTCGACCTTTTGCAGCGACAATCTGAAGTCGCGAAAATTGTCGTGATTGGGGATGGAGAGTTCCGCCTCCAGGATATGGCCTTCGCCCTGGTCGAGCAGCAGATAGCCAGTGGCGGGCTCCGGCCCTTCCAATGTCAGGTTGAAGCGAACCGCAGGCGTATTCTCCACCATGTCGAAGCCCATATATTTGGCGTCGACGCGGCCCATGTAGCGCAGGAAGCCTTTTTCCTTCGGCCATATCAAAGGCAGCCCGAAGGAGAAGTCGCGGCGCGGCCTGACCGATTGCAGCTCGGCATTCAGGGTCCCGAAGTCGAAATCGAACAGGTGCCACGGCCGGTCCGGCACTTTCATCTGCTCGGAAAGCCGGCCGCCAGGCGTGTCGACCCAGGCGGAAAGCGTCCGGCTTGCCGGGTCGAAGTCTATTCGCCCGAATTTCACCTGCTCGCCCAGCCGCCCGACCTTGCCGGCATCGAGGCTGGCGACCTCGCCGCTCTTCTGGTCGAAGGCCGCGGTGACATAGGCCGCGGTCGTGCAGCGGCTGACATATTTGTAGACCGCGACCGTCGAAACGCTCGGGCGATACATGACGACATTCTCCGGCTCGCTGCCGTCGCGGTTCGACCGGATGTAATGCAGCACGGGCGGGGAAGCCGCTGCGGCGGCGAAGAGCATCAGGCTCAGCATGTCCTGACACTATGGGCAATTGTCCGAAGCTCCAATAGGTGAAGCGGCGATGCAGGGAACCCGCGACACCGACCGGCCGATCGAGCAGCGCCCATTGCTGGCCATGGGGCTCCGGCTGCTGACGGCGCTGCTGCTGGCATCGATGTTCGCAGGCGTGAAATGGGCGTCGCAGCGCGGAGTCCATGTCGTGGAGAGCCTGTTCTGGCGCCAGCTCGGTTCGGCTTTTTGCGCAACGGCGTGGGTGGCGTGGGGTCCCGGCTTCGAAACGCTCAGGACGAAGCGGATTGGCGCTCATGTCACGCGCATGGGCATCGGCCTCACCGCCATGTTCCTCAATTTCCTCGCAATGACCCTGCTCCCGCTGGCCGAGGCCACGGCGATAGGCTTTTCGGTGCCGATCTTCTCGGTTGTCCTGGCGGCGCTGGTGCTCGGCGAGCCGACCGGCAAATGGCGCTGGGGTGCGGTCGTCGTCGGCTTCATCGGCGTTCTCGTCGTCGTCCAGCCCGGCAGCAGCCATTTGCCGCTGGAAGGTGGCGCGGTCGCGGTCGTTGCGGCCTTGATGACGGCGGCGGTGACGATCGTCATCCGCAGACTTGGCGCGACGGAGGCGGCGGCCACGACCGTTTTCTGGTTCGCGGTGAGCTCGCTATTGCCGCTGGCAATCCTGATGCCGTGGTTCGGCAAGGCACACGACCTCCAGACCTGGGCAATCGTCTCTGGCTTGTCGCTTGCCGGCGGCCTCGCGCAGCTGACTCTTACCGGCGCGCTTCGCCTGGCTCCGGTCGCCCTCGTCATGCCTATGGATTATACCAGCCTCATCTGGGCGACCCTGTTCGGCTTCCTCTTGTTCGGCCAGCTGCCCACCGAATGGACGTGGATCGGCGCGCCGGTGATCATCGCCTCCGGCCTCGTCATCCTGTGGCGCGAGCATCGGCTGGCCCGGGCTTCACGCGCCGCGCAGGCCGTGCCAGAGTGACGGCCATGATCCGTGTCACCCTGCTTTCCGCCGCCCTTCTTTCCACCTCCGCTGCCGCAACGGCGCCTCCACCGACGCCCGAGGTCGTGATGCACGACATCAGCATCCGCGTAAGCGGGGCGCGGATCAAAAAGGACGTCGAAAAGCTCGTCAGCTTCGGCACCCGTCACACCCTGTCGTCGCAGACCGACCCCAAGCGCGGGATCGGCGCCGCGGTCCGCTGGGCGGAAAAGGAAATGAAGTCGTTCGGTCTTGAAACGCTGCAGACCTGCGACACGGTTACCGGACGGCGCGTTCCAACCCCGACGAAGGTATGCAACGCTGTCGCAATCCAGCGCGGCACCGAGCGGCCCAACGACGTCGTCATCATCACCGGCCATATCGACAGCCGCGTCAGCGACGTGATGGACTTCACCAAGAACGCGCCGGGCGCCAACGACGACGGCAGCGGCACTGCGGCGGTTCTCGAGGCCGCGCGCGTGCTGTCCAAGCACAAGTTCCCCGGCACGATCGTCTATGCCGCGCTCTCGGGCGAGGAACAGGGTCTGCTCGGCGGTAAGATCCTCGCCGACTATGCCAAGGCGCAGAGTTGGAACGTCATCGCCAATCTGAACAACGACATTATCGGCAACAGCTGCGGGTCGGACGGTGTCTGCAACGACAAGGTTGTCCGCGTCTTCTCCGAAGGTCCCCGTTGGCAGGGCCGCGAGGAACTGGCGGCGCAGCAGCGCAGCCTAGGCGGCGAAAATGACAGCCCGTCGCGCAATATTTCGCGCTTCCTCGATACTCTCGCCGAGCGGCTGCCGCACATCGGCCTCGACGTCATGCAGGTGTGGCGCAACGACCGCTTCGGGCGCGGTGGCGATCACACCGAGTTCCTCAACGCGGGCTTTCCCGCCGTCCGCTTCTCGGTAGCGGTCGAGAATTACAATTGGCAGCATCAGGATTTGCGGACGGAAAAGGGCGTCGAGTACGGCGACACCATCGACAAGATGGATTTCCCTTATCTTGAAAAGGTGACGAAGCTGAATGTCGCCGCGCTCGTTGCCATCGCCTCTGCCCCGCCGCCGCCAATGCCCTCGGTCGAGGGAGCGGTTTCTACCGACACGACGCTCAAATGGCCGATGCTTTCGACCGCCGATAGTTTCGTCGTTCGGTGGAGGCGGTCGGATGCGAACCAATGGCAGAATGAGCTGCGAGTACCGAAGCAACTTCGCGCCGATACTCCTGACACTATCGTGCTGAAGGGAATTCGCGTCGACGACTGGGTGTTCGGCGTCTCCTCGGTCAGCAAGAGCGGCTTCGAAAGCCCGGTCGCTTCGGCGGTCCCCGGCGGCGCATTCAAGCCTTACGTCGTCCCACCGCCGAAGCCTTGAGCCTTCCTGTGCGTTGAGGCGCGCGTAAGGAGAGATTCATGGCCGGTGGTTGGACTCGCGACGGCGCGGTGCAGGACCAAATTGACGACACGGTAAAGGACGCCATCCTTCGCGCCCGTGCGCTCACGCCACAGGGGGAGAGCGCCGAGGAATGCGACGATTGCGGGGAGCCGATCCCGAAGAAGCGGCGCGAGGCGCTACCCGGCGTCCGCACCTGCGTCGCTTGCCAATCGGAACGAGACAAGGCCATCGTTCATTCCACGATCAACCGCCGCGGTTCGAAGGACAGTCAACTTCGCTAGTGGCAAACGATGCGAAGGACTAAGACCGCTTGATGCCGCGCAAACCGAAGGCGGGACTGCCCACGCCAAAGCAGATTCTCGAATTCATCGAGACCAGCGACCAGCCCGCCGGCAAGCGAGAGATCGCGCGTGCCTTCGGTCTCAAGGGTAATGACAAGATCGCGCTGAAGACCCTGCTCAAGGACATGGCGGACGAAGGGCTGATCGACTCCGCGCCCGGCCGCGCCTTCCACAAGATGGGCGGCGTGCCCAAGGTCACCGTGCTTCGTGTGACGTCGGTCGAGGACGGCGAAGTGTGGGCGACACCGGAACAATGGCATGCCGAAAAGCCGGCTCCGAAGCTACGCGTGATCGAGCGCGGCAAGCGTTCGGCCCTCGGTCTCAATGATCGCATCCTCGCCCGCACCGAGGAGCGCGGAAAGGGCCATGTCGCCCATGTGATGAAGAAGCTGCAGCGCTCGGCCGACCTGGTTCTCGGCGTGGTGCGGCTGGAGGGTGACCGGCACTACTTGACCCCGGTCGACAAGCGCGAGCGGCGTGAGCTGCCGATTTCCGACCTTGGCGATGCGCAGCCCGGCGACCTCGTCCTTGCCGAACCATCGGGTCGTCCGCCGCGCGTGACGGCGCGGGTGGACGCGATCCTCGGCGATCCGTTCGCCCCGCGCAGCTTCTCGCTCATCGCCATCCACAAGCATGGCCTCCGCGACGAATTCCGCGACGAGGCCATTGCCGAGGCGAAGAAGGTCGCGCGCCAGAAGCTCGGCGAAGAGCGCGAGGATCTCACGCATCTGCCGATCGTCGCCATCGACCCGGAGGACGCACGCGACCATGACGACGCCATCTGGGCGCAAGCGCGCGAGGACGGCGACGGCTGGGACGCGATCGTAGTCATCGCGGACGTCAGCTATTACGTCCGCCCCGGCAGCGAACTCGACCGCGAGGCGCGCGCCCGGGGCAACAGCGTCTATTTCCCCGACCGCGTCGTGCCGATGCTCCCGCACGAATTGTCGTCGGACATGTGCTCACTCAAGGAGGGCCAGCTTCGCGCCGCGATGGCCTGCCACCTGCACATCGGCAAGGACGGCGCCCTCAAGAGCTGGAGATTCACTCGTGCCAAGATTTGTGTTGTCGCAAACATTGCGTACGAGAATGCACAAGCGGCGATCGACGCCGCGGGCGAGGAAGTCACCGAGGTCTCTTCGTCGCCCTGCGCGATGCCGGCGGTCGAGGGACCGGTCCCGGCTGAGATCGTCGAAAAGGCGCTGAGGCCGCTCTGGGCCTGCTGGCGCGCTTTGCTTTCGGCCCGCGAGAAGCGCGAACCGCTTGAGCTCGACCTGCCCGAACGCCGCGTCGTTCTCGACGAGAAGGGCCGCATTCTGTCGGTCGCGCCGCGAGAACGGCTCGATGCCCATCGCCTGGTCGAGGATTATATGATCGCGGCAAACGTCGCGGCTGCGAAGGCGCTGGAAAAAAAGAAGGCGCCGGTCATGTATCGCGTCCACGAGGCGCCTAGCCGGGTCAAGCTGACCACGCTCAAGGATTATCTCGGCACGTTCGACATCGAGTTCGCGCTTGGCCAGGTCATCCGGCCCGCCACCTTCAATCGCATCATCGAGCGGGTTGGCGACGATCATGAGGCTCGGCCGGAGATCATGGAGCAATTGCTTAGAACGCAGATGCAGGCGCGCTACTCGCCCGAGACACTCGGGCACTTCGGACTTTCGCTCGGCGCTTACGCGCATTTTACCTCGCCGATCCGACGCTACGCGGACCTGCTCGTCCACCGCGCCCTGGTTAGCGCCTACAAACTAGGCGAGGGCGGGCTGCCAGCGGAGGACGGGACGAAGTTCGAGGATATCGGCGAGCAAATCTCGATGCTCGAACGGCGGGCGATGGAAGCCGAGCGCGAAACGGTCGATCGTTATGTCGCGGCGTTTCTCGCCGACAAGGTCGGGCAGATCCTGCGTTGCCGGATAACCGGCGTTCAGCCATTCGGATTCTTCGCGACGGTCGAGGATCTGGGCGGCGATGGGCTGGTCCCGGCGGCGATTCTTGGCAACGAATATTTCCGCTACGACGAAGCGTCGCAATCGCTCATCGGCGAGCAGAGCTCGGAGACCTTTGCCATGGGCCAGAAGATCGAGCTCAAGCTCGCCGAGGCCAATCCGGCGTCCGGCGCGCTGCGCTTCGAGCTTCCGGAGGGCCGTTTTGCCGGGCCGCAGCGCCAGCGGAAGGATCGCGTACGGACAAGGGCGCGCCGCGGCCGCCCGGGCAATATCCGGCACCAGGGCCGCCGCCGCCGGTGACGAAGAGAGGATCGAAACGCGAAGCAGGGGATTGAGCAGCCATGGACAACTACAGAATCGCAATCGTCGTCGGCAGCCTTCGCGAAGGCAGTATCAATCGCAAGATCGCCCGATCAATGTGCGGGATGCGTGGAGACGGTCTCGAATGCTCGATGGTCGAGATTGGCGACCTCCCGCTCTACAATCAGGATTACGATGCGCTGCCCCATCAGCCGGAAGCATACACGCGCTTTCGCGATCAAATCGCCGCTGCCGACGGAATCCTGTTTTGTACTCCGGAATATAATCGCGGAGTCCCTGGCGTCCTCAAGAATGCCATCGACGTCGGCTCGCGGCCTTACGGCAAGAGCATCTGGAACAAGAAGCCTGCGGCAATCATCTCTGCGTCGCCAGGAGCGATCGGCGGCTTCGGCGCCAATCACCAGCTTCGTCAGGCCTGCGTGTTCCTGGACATGCCAGTGATGCAGCAACCGGAAGCCTATCTGGGACACGTTACGGACGACAGCTTCGATTCCGACGGCTGTCTGAAGGAAGGGCCACTGAAGGATTTGGTCGCGAAGCTGGCCCATGCGTTTCACGACTGGGTGGACATGATTCACCGCTCGCGGGCGGCGCTGGCCTAGGTTACGGCCTTCCGCTCCGCGAAACGCGCTTCTCGCCACACTCCGGACAGAACAACATCCCGGACGATCGCGCCGGCCCGCGCCACGTCCGAATAGCTAAGGTACAAGGGGGCGAAACCGAAGCGGGCAAGGTTGGGTGCACGAAAGTCGCCAATTACGCCACGTTCGATCGCGGCCTGGACGATGGCGTAGGCATGATCATGACCGAATACGACGTGACCACCCCGAATCGACGCATCCATTGGTGAGGCCAGCGATAGGCAATCGCCGACCGACTCGATGAACAGGTCACCGAGACGCCCAGCCTTGGCTTCGACGTCCGCGATCGCAACGCCATCGAAGCTTTTCAGTCCTTCGTCCAACGCGGCCATGGCCAGGATTGACGGCGTACCTGTCTGGAAGCGGCCGATCCCGGCGGCGGGCCGATAGTTGGCATCGAAATCGAACGGGGACGAATGGCCGAACCAGCCGGGCAGCGGATTGGCGCAGCACCCCTGCAGGTCGCGGCGCACGAACAGAAAAGCAGGCGCCCCGGGACCTCCGTTGAGATACTTGTAGCCGCAGCCAACCGCAAAATCCGCGCCGGAGCGGGAAAGGTCCACGGCCAGCACACCGGCACCGTGCGACAGGTCCCACAACGTCAACGCGCCCGCGCCATGGGCAGCACTGTTAAGTCCCGCCATGTCGTGCCGTTCGCCGGACCGGTAATCGACCTGGGTCAGGGCGACAAGCGCGACCGTTTCGTCCAGTGCCGAGCGCAGCTCCGCACGAGGGACCGCGCGAAGCGTCAGACCGGCGAGGTCGGCGACGGACTGGAGCATGTAAAGATCGGTCGGGAAGTTGCCAGCCTCGCTCAGAATGATCTTCCGCTCAGGCCGCAGCGCGCAGGCGGCCATCGCCAGCTTGAACAGATTGATCGAGGTCGAATCGCAGACGAGCAGTTCGTCCGGCGATGCGCCGACGAGCGGCGCGATCCGCTCAGCGATCTGTCGCGGCCAGTCGATCCAGCCTGCTGTGATCCAGCTGGCGATGAGGTTCTCACCCCACTCCCGCTCGCTCGTCAGCCGCAACCGATCGGTGGTGGAACTGGGCAGGGCGCCAAGGCTGTTGCCGTCGAGATAAATCACGCCATCCGGCAGTTGGAACCGCGCTTTGGCGAAGGTCAGCGGGTCGGCCGCGTCGAGTTCGGCCGGATCGAGCATCACAGGCGGGGGAGGGTCACGCCGCGCTGCCCCATATATTTGCCGGCGCGATCCTTGTAGCTTGTCTCACAGCGCTCGTTCCCCTTGAGGAACAAGAACTGGCACGCGCCTTCATTGGCATAGATTTTCGCGGGCAGCGGCGTCGTGTTGGAGAATTCCAGCGTCACATGCCCTTCCCAGCCGGGCTCCAGCGGGGTGACGTTAACGATGATCCCGCACCGCGCATAGGTCGATTTGCCAAGGCAAATGACCAGCACGTCCTCCGGCACGCGGAAATATTCGATGGTCCGGGCCAGCGCGAAGCTGTTGGGCGGGATGATGCAGACGTCCGTCTTGCGATCGACGAAACTGTTGGCGGCGAAGTCCTTGGGGTCGACGATGGCATTGTCCACGTTGGTGAAGATCTTGAATTCGTCGGCGACCCGCGCGTCGTAGCCGTAGGAGGACAGGCCGTAGCTGATCGCACCCTCGCGCCGCTGCGCCTCGACGAACGGTTCGATCATGCCGTTGGAAAGGGCCTGCTCGCGAA
The window above is part of the Sphingomonas sp. HDW15A genome. Proteins encoded here:
- the dcd gene encoding dCTP deaminase is translated as MSILSDRWIREQALSNGMIEPFVEAQRREGAISYGLSSYGYDARVADEFKIFTNVDNAIVDPKDFAANSFVDRKTDVCIIPPNSFALARTIEYFRVPEDVLVICLGKSTYARCGIIVNVTPLEPGWEGHVTLEFSNTTPLPAKIYANEGACQFLFLKGNERCETSYKDRAGKYMGQRGVTLPRL
- a CDS encoding DksA/TraR family C4-type zinc finger protein encodes the protein MAGGWTRDGAVQDQIDDTVKDAILRARALTPQGESAEECDDCGEPIPKKRREALPGVRTCVACQSERDKAIVHSTINRRGSKDSQLR
- a CDS encoding aminotransferase class V-fold PLP-dependent enzyme, with protein sequence MLDPAELDAADPLTFAKARFQLPDGVIYLDGNSLGALPSSTTDRLRLTSEREWGENLIASWITAGWIDWPRQIAERIAPLVGASPDELLVCDSTSINLFKLAMAACALRPERKIILSEAGNFPTDLYMLQSVADLAGLTLRAVPRAELRSALDETVALVALTQVDYRSGERHDMAGLNSAAHGAGALTLWDLSHGAGVLAVDLSRSGADFAVGCGYKYLNGGPGAPAFLFVRRDLQGCCANPLPGWFGHSSPFDFDANYRPAAGIGRFQTGTPSILAMAALDEGLKSFDGVAIADVEAKAGRLGDLFIESVGDCLSLASPMDASIRGGHVVFGHDHAYAIVQAAIERGVIGDFRAPNLARFGFAPLYLSYSDVARAGAIVRDVVLSGVWREARFAERKAVT
- a CDS encoding M28 family peptidase, encoding MIRVTLLSAALLSTSAAATAPPPTPEVVMHDISIRVSGARIKKDVEKLVSFGTRHTLSSQTDPKRGIGAAVRWAEKEMKSFGLETLQTCDTVTGRRVPTPTKVCNAVAIQRGTERPNDVVIITGHIDSRVSDVMDFTKNAPGANDDGSGTAAVLEAARVLSKHKFPGTIVYAALSGEEQGLLGGKILADYAKAQSWNVIANLNNDIIGNSCGSDGVCNDKVVRVFSEGPRWQGREELAAQQRSLGGENDSPSRNISRFLDTLAERLPHIGLDVMQVWRNDRFGRGGDHTEFLNAGFPAVRFSVAVENYNWQHQDLRTEKGVEYGDTIDKMDFPYLEKVTKLNVAALVAIASAPPPPMPSVEGAVSTDTTLKWPMLSTADSFVVRWRRSDANQWQNELRVPKQLRADTPDTIVLKGIRVDDWVFGVSSVSKSGFESPVASAVPGGAFKPYVVPPPKP
- a CDS encoding NAD(P)H-dependent oxidoreductase, whose protein sequence is MDNYRIAIVVGSLREGSINRKIARSMCGMRGDGLECSMVEIGDLPLYNQDYDALPHQPEAYTRFRDQIAAADGILFCTPEYNRGVPGVLKNAIDVGSRPYGKSIWNKKPAAIISASPGAIGGFGANHQLRQACVFLDMPVMQQPEAYLGHVTDDSFDSDGCLKEGPLKDLVAKLAHAFHDWVDMIHRSRAALA
- a CDS encoding VacB/RNase II family 3'-5' exoribonuclease, with translation MPRKPKAGLPTPKQILEFIETSDQPAGKREIARAFGLKGNDKIALKTLLKDMADEGLIDSAPGRAFHKMGGVPKVTVLRVTSVEDGEVWATPEQWHAEKPAPKLRVIERGKRSALGLNDRILARTEERGKGHVAHVMKKLQRSADLVLGVVRLEGDRHYLTPVDKRERRELPISDLGDAQPGDLVLAEPSGRPPRVTARVDAILGDPFAPRSFSLIAIHKHGLRDEFRDEAIAEAKKVARQKLGEEREDLTHLPIVAIDPEDARDHDDAIWAQAREDGDGWDAIVVIADVSYYVRPGSELDREARARGNSVYFPDRVVPMLPHELSSDMCSLKEGQLRAAMACHLHIGKDGALKSWRFTRAKICVVANIAYENAQAAIDAAGEEVTEVSSSPCAMPAVEGPVPAEIVEKALRPLWACWRALLSAREKREPLELDLPERRVVLDEKGRILSVAPRERLDAHRLVEDYMIAANVAAAKALEKKKAPVMYRVHEAPSRVKLTTLKDYLGTFDIEFALGQVIRPATFNRIIERVGDDHEARPEIMEQLLRTQMQARYSPETLGHFGLSLGAYAHFTSPIRRYADLLVHRALVSAYKLGEGGLPAEDGTKFEDIGEQISMLERRAMEAERETVDRYVAAFLADKVGQILRCRITGVQPFGFFATVEDLGGDGLVPAAILGNEYFRYDEASQSLIGEQSSETFAMGQKIELKLAEANPASGALRFELPEGRFAGPQRQRKDRVRTRARRGRPGNIRHQGRRRR
- a CDS encoding DMT family transporter, producing MQGTRDTDRPIEQRPLLAMGLRLLTALLLASMFAGVKWASQRGVHVVESLFWRQLGSAFCATAWVAWGPGFETLRTKRIGAHVTRMGIGLTAMFLNFLAMTLLPLAEATAIGFSVPIFSVVLAALVLGEPTGKWRWGAVVVGFIGVLVVVQPGSSHLPLEGGAVAVVAALMTAAVTIVIRRLGATEAAATTVFWFAVSSLLPLAILMPWFGKAHDLQTWAIVSGLSLAGGLAQLTLTGALRLAPVALVMPMDYTSLIWATLFGFLLFGQLPTEWTWIGAPVIIASGLVILWREHRLARASRAAQAVPE